The following coding sequences lie in one Larus michahellis chromosome 29, bLarMic1.1, whole genome shotgun sequence genomic window:
- the LOC141735194 gene encoding HLA class II histocompatibility antigen, DR alpha chain-like → MAGGRGVPLVLLAVLTLQGAGAIKVVNTYHQANFQQLMEPLQQEDGEFLQGFNADELFHVDLQKQETIWRLPEFGNFATFEAQRALQNAAAGKQNLEIMMKRSNRSQATIVPPEVMVFPKHRVELGDPNVLTCYVDKFWPSVISITWLRNGQEVTDGVLETVFYPREDHSFRKFSYLPFIPTRGDYYDCRVEHWGLPNPLLKHWEPQLPLPASESTETLVCALGLAVGIVGIIVGTILIIKAMKMNSARNQRDPL, encoded by the exons ATGGCCGGAGGACGGGGCGTCccgctggtgctgctggctgtgctgacCCTGCAGGGAGCGGGGGCCATCAAGG TGGTGAACACGTACCACCAAGCTAACTTCCAGCAGCTGATGGAGCCGCTGCAGCAGGAGGATGGGGAATTCCTGCAGGGGTTCAACGCTGATGAGCTGTTCCACGTGGACCTGCAGAAGCAGGAGACCATCTGGCGCCTGCCCGAGTTCGGGAACTTCGCCACCTTTGAGGCGCAGAGAGCCCTGCAGAACGCGGCTGCAGGCAAACAGAACCTGGAGATCATGATGAAAAGGTCCAACCGCTCGCAGGCAACCATCG tgCCGCCCGAGGTGATGGTGTTCCCAAAACACCGAGTGGAGCTGGGGGACCCCAACGTCCTGACCTGCTACGTGGACAAGTTCTGGCCCTCTGTGATCTCCATCACGTGGCTGAGGAACGGGCAGGAGGTGACGGACGGCGTCCTCGAGACCGTTTTCTACCCACGGGAGGACCACTCCTTCCGCAAGTTCTCCTACCTGCCCTTCATCCCCACCCGCGGGGACTACTACGACTGCCGCGTGGAGCACTGGGGGCTGCCCAACCCCCTGCTGAAGcactggg agccccagctgcccctCCCCGCCTCCGAGAGCACCGAGACCCTGGTGTGCGCCCTGGGCCTGGCCGTGGGCATCGTGGGCATCATCGTGGGCACCATCCTCATCATCAAGGCCATGAAGATGAACAGCGCCCGCAACCAGCGGGACCCCTTGTGA